Proteins encoded together in one Anaerococcus murdochii window:
- a CDS encoding ZIP family metal transporter — MNSEILFGVMIPFIGTTLGAACVYIMRNELKDRVQKGLSGFAAGVMVAASIWSLLMPAMDMVEDKLGRMAWMPAAVGFLVGIAFLLFLDSVIPHQHIDSDHPEGIKAESFRKTTMMVLAVIIHNIPEGMAVGVSFAGVIYGKGDLTMAAAMVLSIGIAIQNFPEGAIISMPLKAVGVSKHKAFGMGVFSGIVEPIAAIITILLSSIMVPILPYLLSFAAGAMMYVVVEELVPEATGEGESHTNIGTIGFSVGFVVMMILDVMLG, encoded by the coding sequence ATGAACTCAGAAATATTATTCGGGGTGATGATTCCCTTTATAGGAACAACACTCGGCGCAGCCTGCGTCTATATAATGAGAAATGAACTAAAAGACAGGGTCCAAAAGGGCCTGTCTGGCTTTGCAGCAGGGGTCATGGTGGCGGCATCCATCTGGTCCCTCCTCATGCCAGCCATGGACATGGTCGAAGACAAATTAGGTCGCATGGCCTGGATGCCTGCAGCAGTGGGATTTCTAGTAGGAATTGCCTTTTTGCTCTTCCTAGACTCAGTTATACCCCACCAGCATATTGATTCTGACCATCCAGAAGGAATAAAGGCAGAAAGCTTCAGAAAAACAACCATGATGGTCCTTGCAGTAATTATACATAACATCCCAGAAGGCATGGCTGTAGGCGTGTCCTTCGCAGGAGTCATCTACGGCAAGGGCGATCTTACAATGGCAGCAGCCATGGTCTTATCAATCGGAATTGCAATCCAAAACTTCCCAGAAGGCGCAATAATCTCCATGCCACTAAAAGCAGTCGGAGTTAGCAAGCACAAGGCCTTTGGCATGGGAGTATTCTCAGGCATAGTAGAGCCAATAGCAGCCATAATTACAATCTTATTATCATCAATAATGGTCCCAATCCTCCCATACCTCCTATCCTTTGCGGCAGGAGCCATGATGTATGTGGTAGTAGAGGAACTAGTCCCAGAAGCTACAGGAGAAGGCGAAAGCCACACAAATATAGGAACCATAGGCTTTTCTGTAGGCTTTGTAGTAATGATGATTTTAGACGTGATGTTAGGATAA